In Bacteroides coprosuis DSM 18011, the following are encoded in one genomic region:
- a CDS encoding protein of unknown function DUF891 (InterPro IPR009241~KEGG: pmz:HMPREF0659_A6178 putative toxin-antitoxin system, toxin component, RelE family~PFAM: Protein of unknown function DUF891~SPTR: Toxin-antitoxin system, toxin component, RelE family;~IMG reference gene:2504107670~PFAM: Phage derived protein Gp49-like (DUF891)), with product MRKLLSTDEFEEFYNSLESKTQEKFDYTMNVVITEHNISTKFVKKLVGTSLYEMRVSVGKNAYRTILFAVDNENIILSQEIILLNGFLKKSTKDYDKQIKKAEQILKNLSHD from the coding sequence ATGCGTAAACTATTATCTACAGATGAATTTGAAGAATTCTACAATAGTTTAGAATCTAAAACACAAGAGAAGTTTGATTATACTATGAATGTAGTAATTACAGAGCATAATATAAGCACTAAGTTTGTCAAAAAACTAGTTGGAACAAGTTTATATGAAATGAGAGTTTCCGTGGGAAAGAATGCTTATAGAACTATACTCTTTGCTGTGGATAATGAAAATATTATTTTATCACAAGAAATTATTCTGCTTAATGGATTTCTTAAAAAATCAACAAAAGATTATGATAAGCAAATAAAGAAAGCAGAGCAAATACTAAAAAACTTAAGCCATGATTAA
- a CDS encoding helix-turn-helix domain protein (InterPro IPR001387~KEGG: pmz:HMPREF0659_A6177 putative toxin-antitoxin system, antitoxin component, Xre family~PFAM: Helix-turn-helix type 3~SMART: Helix-turn-helix type 3~SPTR: Putative uncharacterized protein;~IMG reference gene:2504107669~PFAM: Helix-turn-helix), with protein sequence MIKLDKSKLGKLNRINDKLDSKYGKKGTLQREEFDSKSVSWYYGEIFRDRRKTLKLTQKELADKVGKERSYIGRIEKGSTDMQLSSFISIARALGLDLTLNIQGE encoded by the coding sequence ATGATTAAATTAGATAAGTCAAAGCTTGGAAAACTAAATCGTATAAATGACAAACTAGATTCCAAGTATGGGAAAAAAGGAACTCTTCAGCGAGAAGAATTTGACTCAAAGTCTGTCTCTTGGTATTATGGAGAGATATTCCGTGATAGGCGTAAGACATTGAAGTTAACCCAGAAAGAATTAGCTGATAAAGTGGGTAAAGAAAGGAGCTATATTGGCAGAATTGAAAAAGGAAGCACGGATATGCAGTTATCAAGCTTTATTTCTATTGCTCGTGCATTAGGTCTGGATCTTACTCTGAATATACAAGGAGAATAA
- a CDS encoding hypothetical protein (IMG reference gene:2504107667), producing the protein MSYKSFCSYLKYKINLYKFVIDKDRGYIDDVNEREIGYLVNY; encoded by the coding sequence ATGAGTTACAAATCTTTTTGTTCTTATCTTAAATATAAAATTAATTTGTATAAATTTGTTATTGATAAAGATCGTGGCTATATTGATGATGTAAATGAGAGGGAAATTGGTTATCTAGTCAACTATTGA
- a CDS encoding hypothetical protein (KEGG: pfd:PFDG_02824 hypothetical protein similar to mitogen-activated protein kinase 1~SPTR: Putative uncharacterized protein;~IMG reference gene:2504107666) yields MTAGALLAFTACSNDSDGITPATDVEAQVSDIELIVSVPGTAATRGVLEDGVEVKTASVKGVIAYLMDGETKVGDVFVDKIDAESSAYKLEMKNVSVKDGISRLVIIGYNNDAQKKEALNIPIADVQPTGTLKGIANSAYAIDVLLKAQDNNLEGKKTEYKVEVGKKGPKTTYTVTANMKSIAARVEMSENIQYNKNLVKSAYVSHIIPMGYRDAYKGGNTINGTGVKEDNKTLDVTTNQLAFMLEQPITDWGKQVVANHLFDGDKQLFNIALTSTLYDCVMSKKNPRAYLTVNVQDIVGDVTEENVETSVIFKGNDDNKGKFYAVKVSKEGNKVYYAVEYIAETDTYYAKYETPLGEEVSHKNFATKDDIRWFTIGNFNYKDGGENVGKQGIYSGGHIYKLNFNDGLTWKGENETEFSPDVDGGTEEPQVTQIVDILATVKVLDWTEGNYTTEVN; encoded by the coding sequence ATGACAGCTGGTGCTTTATTGGCATTTACAGCATGTAGTAATGACAGTGACGGTATTACACCTGCCACAGACGTAGAGGCTCAAGTGAGCGATATTGAATTAATTGTATCTGTACCTGGTACAGCGGCAACAAGAGGTGTTTTAGAAGATGGTGTAGAAGTAAAAACTGCTTCAGTAAAAGGTGTTATCGCTTATCTTATGGATGGTGAAACTAAAGTAGGAGATGTATTTGTAGATAAAATAGATGCTGAGAGTAGTGCCTATAAATTAGAAATGAAAAACGTATCAGTAAAAGATGGTATTTCAAGACTAGTTATTATTGGGTATAATAATGATGCACAGAAAAAAGAAGCTTTAAATATTCCTATTGCAGATGTTCAGCCTACGGGTACTCTAAAAGGTATTGCAAACTCTGCATATGCTATTGATGTGTTGCTTAAAGCACAAGATAATAATTTAGAGGGAAAGAAAACAGAATATAAAGTTGAGGTAGGAAAAAAAGGACCTAAGACAACTTATACTGTAACTGCTAATATGAAGTCTATTGCAGCACGTGTAGAAATGTCTGAAAATATTCAGTATAATAAAAACTTGGTAAAGTCTGCTTATGTGTCTCACATTATACCTATGGGTTATAGAGATGCATATAAAGGTGGTAATACTATAAATGGTACAGGAGTAAAAGAGGATAATAAAACTCTTGATGTAACTACGAATCAATTAGCATTTATGTTGGAGCAACCTATAACTGATTGGGGCAAACAAGTTGTAGCCAACCACTTATTCGATGGTGATAAGCAGTTATTTAATATCGCTTTAACTTCTACACTTTATGACTGTGTGATGTCTAAGAAGAATCCAAGAGCATACTTAACAGTAAATGTTCAAGATATAGTGGGTGATGTTACTGAAGAAAATGTTGAGACATCTGTTATTTTTAAAGGAAATGATGACAACAAAGGTAAGTTCTATGCTGTAAAAGTCTCTAAAGAAGGTAATAAAGTATATTATGCTGTTGAATATATAGCAGAGACAGATACTTACTATGCTAAGTATGAAACACCACTAGGAGAAGAAGTTTCTCATAAAAACTTCGCAACCAAAGACGATATAAGATGGTTCACGATTGGTAACTTTAATTATAAAGATGGTGGTGAGAATGTAGGAAAACAAGGTATCTATTCTGGTGGTCATATCTATAAATTAAACTTTAATGATGGTTTAACTTGGAAGGGTGAAAATGAAACAGAGTTCTCTCCAGATGTAGATGGTGGTACAGAAGAACCACAAGTAACTCAGATTGTAGATATTCTAGCTACAGTTAAGGTTCTTGACTGGACAGAAGGTAATTATACTACTGAAGTTAACTAG
- a CDS encoding hypothetical protein (KEGG: ptm:GSPATT00012657001 hypothetical protein~SPTR: Chromosome undetermined scaffold_35, whole genome shotgun sequence;~IMG reference gene:2504107663): MSQGEILKAFATNENKVLIQTPSSGKYSAFSETYIDPILDEQVNRSSYFFSNQRAIEFKEEDAILNSPYSLKSKKVGFPYKDKEPFNVTRIIYRDFQFLNKKNWTSTVYNVLSRIEVFTDINIFSDNPPALLYKSGDSGNHLWLGSSYFFIDKVMNLAGDKPDTKSNFSVAGGLLTNLDELDLFNPFPASRVEIENSKFFINIMNWAIKSCGKSIK; the protein is encoded by the coding sequence ATGAGTCAAGGAGAAATTTTGAAAGCATTTGCTACTAATGAGAATAAAGTTCTAATACAAACTCCTAGCTCTGGGAAGTATTCAGCATTTAGCGAAACTTATATAGATCCTATACTGGATGAACAGGTGAATCGATCTTCTTATTTCTTTTCAAATCAGCGAGCTATTGAATTTAAAGAAGAAGATGCTATATTAAATAGCCCATACTCCTTAAAGTCGAAAAAGGTTGGTTTTCCTTATAAGGATAAAGAGCCTTTTAATGTAACTAGAATTATATACAGAGATTTTCAATTTTTAAATAAAAAAAATTGGACATCTACAGTGTATAACGTTCTCTCACGGATTGAGGTGTTTACTGATATAAATATTTTTTCTGACAATCCCCCAGCTCTCTTATATAAAAGTGGTGATAGTGGTAATCATTTGTGGCTTGGTTCTTCTTATTTCTTTATTGATAAAGTAATGAATCTTGCTGGAGATAAACCAGATACAAAATCAAATTTCTCAGTTGCAGGAGGTTTATTGACTAATCTAGATGAGTTAGATCTTTTTAATCCCTTTCCTGCTAGCAGAGTTGAGATAGAGAATTCAAAGTTCTTTATTAATATAATGAACTGGGCAATTAAAAGTTGTGGTAAAAGTATAAAATAA
- a CDS encoding hypothetical protein (KEGG: pyo:PY03961 ABC transporter~SPTR: Glycosyl transferase family 2;~IMG reference gene:2504107668), with the protein MHFPFFTRIKLKRKKSGQKKINTLSYHIANSTKYFDLYSWFDENKKDIIKS; encoded by the coding sequence ATGCACTTCCCATTCTTTACCCGTATAAAACTAAAACGTAAGAAATCAGGACAAAAAAAGATTAATACGCTTAGTTATCATATCGCTAATTCTACAAAATATTTTGACCTTTACTCCTGGTTTGATGAAAACAAGAAAGACATCATCAAATCTTGA
- a CDS encoding protein of unknown function DUF1812 (InterPro IPR014941~KEGG: bth:BT_1062 hypothetical protein~PFAM: Protein of unknown function DUF1812~SPTR: Putative uncharacterized protein;~IMG reference gene:2504107665~PFAM: Protein of unknown function (DUF1812)) — MQNIKYILILSVLLLSACCINDDNSDCPNTYLNFSYVSEENGEVGDYIHSAKLLIYNSNNELVLQRDIDQTQINQGLGIQLPPGDYYAVAWGNAGEHSVLSDIQHIEDARLSTNGYPNIKTIETNDPLYLGTHSWTISERNNYNHAIYETIDYRSAHLSVDVRIFGVEGGLAQVRVNNLMPQYNFQMGDTKPNNITYSPLVKYIEEEDMQRAYLHVLRYKGKTPMTIDILLNQESTYNVDVRKLVEQKYPDFTLERKTDFTIIIEVVFDGVEMHVQVLDWEEDNITNTPIS, encoded by the coding sequence ATGCAGAACATCAAATACATACTCATCCTTTCGGTATTGCTTCTTAGTGCTTGTTGCATCAACGATGATAATAGCGATTGCCCAAATACTTATTTGAACTTTTCATACGTAAGTGAAGAGAATGGTGAGGTAGGAGATTATATACATTCTGCAAAATTATTGATCTATAATAGCAATAACGAATTAGTGTTACAAAGAGATATAGATCAAACTCAGATCAACCAAGGATTGGGTATTCAATTACCTCCAGGTGATTATTATGCTGTGGCATGGGGTAATGCTGGTGAGCATTCCGTTTTGTCAGATATTCAGCATATAGAAGATGCTCGCTTGAGCACCAATGGATATCCCAATATAAAAACCATAGAGACCAATGACCCTCTCTATCTAGGTACTCATTCATGGACAATATCAGAGAGAAATAATTACAATCATGCTATCTATGAAACTATAGATTACAGGTCGGCACACCTTAGCGTGGATGTTCGTATCTTCGGTGTAGAAGGAGGACTGGCTCAAGTGAGAGTCAATAACTTAATGCCGCAATACAATTTTCAAATGGGTGATACAAAACCCAACAATATAACGTATAGCCCTCTAGTGAAATATATAGAGGAAGAGGATATGCAAAGAGCATACCTACATGTGCTGCGATACAAAGGCAAAACGCCTATGACTATCGATATTTTACTCAACCAAGAATCTACCTATAATGTGGATGTTCGTAAACTAGTTGAGCAAAAATATCCAGATTTTACCCTAGAACGTAAAACAGACTTTACCATCATTATTGAAGTAGTATTCGATGGTGTGGAAATGCATGTACAGGTTTTAGACTGGGAAGAAGATAATATTACTAATACTCCTATTTCGTAA